The Flavobacterium sp. 20NA77.7 genome includes the window AAAGCACCAAAAGGAAAGTTGCGTCTATTGTATGAATGCAACCCTATGGCTTTCATAGCTGAACAAGCAGGGGGTAAGGCTTCAGATGGTTTTGGGCGCATTATGGAAATTCAACCTACAGAACTACATCAGCGTGTTCCTTTTTTTGCAGGTGTAAAACACATGGTTGAAAAAGCGGAAGCATTTATGACAAAATAAAAGCGGAAGCCATTTTTTATTTTCAAAAAAAATGGTAAGTTTGAATGCACTAATTTTTAATTTATGGATGCATTCTTCATTTATGTAAACATGGGTATTAATCATGTACTTGATATCAAGGGCCATGACCATGTATTATTTTTATTGGCATTAATTAGTCCGTATGCATTTAAAGACTGGAAGCGTATCCTTTTTTTAGTAAGTATTTTTACTGTAGGACATACACTTGCTTTAGTTTTATCGGTATACAATGTAGTATCTGTAAAAGCTTCTTTAGTAGAATTCCTTATTCCTGTTACAATCTTAATTACGGCTTTATTTGCTTTATTTACGGCTGGCAAAACTACTAAAAAAGAAAGTGTTACTTTTGTAGCTGGTGTAACGTTGTTTTTTGGACTCATTCATGGATTAGGTTTTTCAAATTATTTTAAAACCATCATGATAGGCACACCTAGTGAAAAAGTACTTCCACTTATGGAATTTGCGCTAGGTATAGAAGTCGCTCAACTCATTGTTGTGATAATAGGTTTAATTTTAGCTTATATTGCCCAAGCTGTATTTAAGTTTTCTAAACGAGAATGGGGATTAATAATTGCATCATTTATCATAGGAGCTGTTGTACCTATGCTAATTGAAAATGAAATTTGGTACAGTTAAAAACTAATTTAACGTGAAAGCAGAAAAAAAAGAAAAATACGATAAGGCTTATTTACGAATAGCAAAAGAATGGGGTAAACTTTCTTATTGTGAAAGAAAACAAGTGGGCGCTATTATAGTAAAAGACAAAATGATTATCTCAGACGGTTTCAATGGTACCCCAAGCGGGTTTGAAAACTGCTGTGAAGACGAAGCACATTTTACAAAATGGTATGTTTTGCATGCCGAGGCGAATGCCATCTCAAAAGTGGCTCGTTCTACACAATCCTGTGAAGATGCTACATTATATATTACACTTTCTCCCTGTAAAGATTGTAGTAAATTAATTCATCAGTCTGGCATTAAGCGTGTGGTGTATTTAGAAGAATATAAAGATACTTCAGGCGTTGATTTTTTAATAAAAGCAGGAATAGAAGTCACACTTATCAATAACTTAGATGAGTAAACCTAATTCAAAAATCTATTTACCTATCCTTTTTGCGCTACTTTTCGCCTTAGGTTATATATTAGGTAGAAAGTCAAACGGTTTACAAATAGATAGTTTATTTAACGCTTCAAAAGGGAAGCATAAAATAAATAGATTACTCGATTTAATTGATCGAGAATATGTAGATGAAGTCAATACAGATTCTATTGTAGATGTAACGGTAAATGGTATTTTAGAAAAATTAGACCCACATTCTGTATATATACCTAAAAGCCAGTTGGCGCAAGTTACAGAAAGTATGGAAGGAAATTTTGTGGGTATAGGAATTAATTTCTATATGTATAAAGATACGCTTACGGTCCTTCAGCCTATATTAAATGGTCCTTCATACAGAGCCGGTATTCAAGCGGGTGACCGAATTTTAGTAGCAAATAATAAACAGTTGTTTAACAAAAAACTGACTAACGAACAATTATTCACCATATTAAAAGGTGAAATGGATACAAAAGTAAACTTACTCGTGTATCGAAAAGCAGAAAAACGAAAATTTAATGTAACTATTTCTCGCGCAAAAATACCTGTAAAAAGTGTAGAAATTGCGCTTATGCTTCAACCTAAAAAAGGCTATATCAAGGTAAATCGTTTTGCTGAAACCACGTATTCCGAATTTCATCAAGCATTAGTACAGTTAAAGCAGCAAGGTATGACCGAAGTTATAGTAGATTTAAGGGGTAATGGTGGGGGTTATTTAGAAATGGCAGTAGCCATGGCAGATGAATTTCTGAAAAAAGACGAATTAATTGTCAAAACCAAAAATAGAGCTAAGCACGAAGAACGATCTTTAGCTACCGAAAAAGGAATTTTTGAATCAGGTAAAATTTCAGTTTTAGTAGATGAAAATTCGGCTTCGGCAAGTGAAATTTTTGCAGGCGCTATTCAAGATAATGATAGAGGAAGTATTATAGGTAGACGAACATTTGGTAAAGGATTAGTACAAAAAGAAATGAAATTAGATGATGGCTCAGCAGTACGACTAACTGTAGCCAGATATTATACACCTTCAGGGCGAAGCATTCAAAAACCCTACTCAGATAAAAATTATTTTAATGAGTTTGAAAAACGCTCTGTTACGGGCGAATTGTATCAAAAAGACAGTATAAAAGTTGTAGATAGTTTGCGATATAAAACTAAAAAAGGCCGAATTGTCTATGGCGGCGGGGGTATTATTCCTGATGTTTTTGTGCCATTATCTGCTTCACATGATGAGGAAGGACTGGCGTTGTTACTTCAAACCGATTTTATCAATTATTTTGCTTTTGAAAAAGTAGATGCAAAAAGAATGTATTTTAAAAAGTTTACGCAACCTACTTTGAAAAAAGAAATTTATGAAAACCCATTGTACTTTAAACAGTTTCAAGGCTATGTAACACAAAATGGGTTTTCATTTACTCTTGTCAAACACAAAACAGAAGTCTTAGATTATTTATACGCTGCGTTTACCAAACAACTTTTTGGAGATAAAGCCTATTATCAAATCGTGTTACCAAAAGATAAAATGATTAAAAAAGTTTTATAAAATTAATACTTCAAACTATTTCGTTTTTTCGTCAACTTTTTTAGCTAATCGGTATAAGATTACAATAATGATAGCACACAAAGCTGCTACAATTCCTATTAAGGCAACTGTACTTTCGCCTTCCAAAGGATGATTAATGTCAACTTTCATTGCATTTATAGCAATTGTTACACAAGCTATTATACTAATGATATATGAAAAAATTTTCATTTTTATAGAGATATAAAATTAAACAAATAAGCCTTTTACATTTGCAGCAAATAATTTTACAGCAATGGCCAATAAAATAACACCAAATATTTTTCTAATAATTCCTAATCCGTTGTTGCCTAACAAGCGTTCTATTTTGCCAGAAGATTTTAAAACAGCATAGACCACTAATACATTAATTAGAATGGCAACAATAATATTAATTTTGTCATACGCGGCACGTAAAGATAATAAAGTAGTCATAGTTCCTGCGCCAGCAATTAAAGGAAAAGCAATTGGAACAATAGATGCCGTACTTGGATTATCTTCTTTGTATAAACGAATACCTAAAATCATTTCGAGAGCTAAAAAGAACAAGACAAATGAACCCGCTACAGCAAATGAATTAGCATCGATGCCTATTAATTTTAATATTTCCTCACCTACAAATAAAAAAGCAATCATGATAATAGCTGCTACCAGCGTTGCTTTCTCTGATTGAATGTGTCCCATTTTACTTCGCAAATCAACAATAATAGGAATACTTCCCACGATATCAATTACCGCAAACAAAATCATACTTATCGTAAAAATATCTTTCCAATCAAACATGTGTTTTTTTGGCAAAGATAAGTATTCCTTTTCAATAGTAATAATTAGGAATACACTTCAAACTTTTTAAGTACATTTGCAACCTAATTTTTACCGAATGTTTCAATTACATAAAACAATTGTATCTGAAGAAATACTAGAAAATGATTTTGTATGCAATCTTGCTGCTTGCCAAGGTACGTGTTGTGTAGATGGCGATGCTGGTGCACCACTTACTCAAGAGGAAACAGAAATACTAACGCGTATCTATCCAAAAGTAAAACCTTTTTTAAGACCAGAAGGCATACAAGCTATTGAAGAACAAGGTGCATTTGTAATAGGCGAAGACGGCGAGTTTGAAACTACGCTTATTGATGGAAAAGATTGTGCATATGTTATTTTTGATGGCAAAACGGCTTTATGTGGTATAGAACAAGCTTACAATGAAGGATTGGTTGATTGGAAAAAACCCGTTTCGTGCCATTTATATCCTATACGTGTAAAAGAATACACGGATTTTGCTGCTGTTAATTACCATAAATGGCATATTTGTTCTGATGCGTGTTCGTTAGGTAAAGAATTGCAAGTGCCTATTTATAAATTTGTGAAAGAAGCCTTAGTAAGAAAATTTGGCCAACAATGGTATGACGAATTAGAAAAAGTTGCTGCAGAATTAAAAAAATAAATTCCTAAAAAATACATCTAAAAAACGTTCAAACGAGTTGATTTTTCAATTGGTTTGAACGTTTTTTGCGTCTTTAACTTAAAATATAAAACACTGAAAATCAAATATATATGTTTAAGTTTTTAAAAAGTGGGTTTTTTGCATTTTGTTAAAAACTTTGCCCGATTGTGAATAAGTTTGTCTTTTGTTTTTCAGGATAATTGACAAACTTTGTAAACCCCAAATAAAAGAATAAAAAATACAATTAAATTAATAAAAATCAAACCGTTATGTCAGTAGTTGAACCCATTTTGCAAGAAAACAAAGATAGATTTGTTATTTTTCCTATTAAACACCACGATATTTGGAGTTGGTATAAAAAACAGGAAGCTTGTTTTTGGACAGCAGAAGAGATTGATTTACATCAAGATATTACAGATTGGAGTACAAAATTAAATGACGATGAGCGTTATTTTATCAAACATATTTTGGCATTTTTTGCAGCTTCAGACGGTATTGTTAACGAAAATTTAGCTGAAAATTTTGTAAGTGAAGTGCAATATTCAGAAGCAAAATTTTTCTATGGGTTTCAATTAATGATGGAAAATATTCATTCAGAAACCTATTCGTTATTAATTGACACGTATGTTAAAGACGAAAAAGAAAAAAATATATTATTTAAAGCCCTTGAAAATTTCCCAGCCATCGCTAAAAAAGCAGATTGGGCGTTAAAATGGGTTGATTCTCCAAATTTTGCAGAACGATTGATTGCGTTTGCAGCTGTAGAAGGCATTTTCTTTTCAGGTGCATTCTGTTCGATTTATTGGTTAAAAAAACGTGGTTTAATGCCTGGATTAACGTTTTCTAATGAATTAATCTCTAGAGACGAAGGTATGCATTGTGATTTTGCTGTTCATTTACACAATAATCATTTGGTAAATAAAGTTTCAAAAGAAAGAATCACAGAGATTATTACAAATGCACTTGACATAGAACGTGAGTTTATTACAGAGAGTTTGCCTGTGAGTTTAATAGGTATGAATGCGAAACTTATGACGCAATATTTAGAATTCGTTACAGATAGATTATTGGTAGAATTACAATGTAAAAAAGTGTATAATGTTACAAATCCATTTGATTTTATGGATATGATTTCGTTAGAAGGAAAAACAAATTTCTTTGAAAAAAGAGTAGGTGAATATCAAAAAGCAGGTGTCATGACTAATGAGTCTGACGAAAATAAATTTAGTTTTGATGCTGATTTTTAATCACTATCAAAAAAAGAAACTATATTAAATTAAAATAAAAGAATAAGTTATGTTTGTAGTAAAGAGAGATGGACGAAAAGAACCGGTTTCATTTGATAAAATTACCGATAGAGTACGAATTTTATGTTATGAGCTAAATGAACTTGTAGACCCTGTTAAGGTGGCTATGCGAGTA containing:
- a CDS encoding S41 family peptidase, with amino-acid sequence MSKPNSKIYLPILFALLFALGYILGRKSNGLQIDSLFNASKGKHKINRLLDLIDREYVDEVNTDSIVDVTVNGILEKLDPHSVYIPKSQLAQVTESMEGNFVGIGINFYMYKDTLTVLQPILNGPSYRAGIQAGDRILVANNKQLFNKKLTNEQLFTILKGEMDTKVNLLVYRKAEKRKFNVTISRAKIPVKSVEIALMLQPKKGYIKVNRFAETTYSEFHQALVQLKQQGMTEVIVDLRGNGGGYLEMAVAMADEFLKKDELIVKTKNRAKHEERSLATEKGIFESGKISVLVDENSASASEIFAGAIQDNDRGSIIGRRTFGKGLVQKEMKLDDGSAVRLTVARYYTPSGRSIQKPYSDKNYFNEFEKRSVTGELYQKDSIKVVDSLRYKTKKGRIVYGGGGIIPDVFVPLSASHDEEGLALLLQTDFINYFAFEKVDAKRMYFKKFTQPTLKKEIYENPLYFKQFQGYVTQNGFSFTLVKHKTEVLDYLYAAFTKQLFGDKAYYQIVLPKDKMIKKVL
- a CDS encoding HupE/UreJ family protein; the protein is MDAFFIYVNMGINHVLDIKGHDHVLFLLALISPYAFKDWKRILFLVSIFTVGHTLALVLSVYNVVSVKASLVEFLIPVTILITALFALFTAGKTTKKESVTFVAGVTLFFGLIHGLGFSNYFKTIMIGTPSEKVLPLMEFALGIEVAQLIVVIIGLILAYIAQAVFKFSKREWGLIIASFIIGAVVPMLIENEIWYS
- a CDS encoding MarC family protein, whose translation is MFDWKDIFTISMILFAVIDIVGSIPIIVDLRSKMGHIQSEKATLVAAIIMIAFLFVGEEILKLIGIDANSFAVAGSFVLFFLALEMILGIRLYKEDNPSTASIVPIAFPLIAGAGTMTTLLSLRAAYDKINIIVAILINVLVVYAVLKSSGKIERLLGNNGLGIIRKIFGVILLAIAVKLFAANVKGLFV
- a CDS encoding deoxycytidylate deaminase codes for the protein MKAEKKEKYDKAYLRIAKEWGKLSYCERKQVGAIIVKDKMIISDGFNGTPSGFENCCEDEAHFTKWYVLHAEANAISKVARSTQSCEDATLYITLSPCKDCSKLIHQSGIKRVVYLEEYKDTSGVDFLIKAGIEVTLINNLDE
- a CDS encoding DUF3109 family protein; amino-acid sequence: MFQLHKTIVSEEILENDFVCNLAACQGTCCVDGDAGAPLTQEETEILTRIYPKVKPFLRPEGIQAIEEQGAFVIGEDGEFETTLIDGKDCAYVIFDGKTALCGIEQAYNEGLVDWKKPVSCHLYPIRVKEYTDFAAVNYHKWHICSDACSLGKELQVPIYKFVKEALVRKFGQQWYDELEKVAAELKK
- a CDS encoding ribonucleotide-diphosphate reductase subunit beta gives rise to the protein MSVVEPILQENKDRFVIFPIKHHDIWSWYKKQEACFWTAEEIDLHQDITDWSTKLNDDERYFIKHILAFFAASDGIVNENLAENFVSEVQYSEAKFFYGFQLMMENIHSETYSLLIDTYVKDEKEKNILFKALENFPAIAKKADWALKWVDSPNFAERLIAFAAVEGIFFSGAFCSIYWLKKRGLMPGLTFSNELISRDEGMHCDFAVHLHNNHLVNKVSKERITEIITNALDIEREFITESLPVSLIGMNAKLMTQYLEFVTDRLLVELQCKKVYNVTNPFDFMDMISLEGKTNFFEKRVGEYQKAGVMTNESDENKFSFDADF